Proteins from a single region of Sesamum indicum cultivar Zhongzhi No. 13 linkage group LG5, S_indicum_v1.0, whole genome shotgun sequence:
- the LOC105162388 gene encoding protein MIZU-KUSSEI 1-like, with the protein MPTPKHKPPTPKRPPPPPPPSANAVAPDQSPPRPQLSLQQPSHKKTPSKSTKLFRRVKSVFRSFPVINPPCKMPVSIHTNRMHEGHIHGGKQMTGTLFGHRKSRVNIAIQENPRCLPMLVLELSIQTGKLLQDMGLGLVRIALECEKNPSEKIKLIDEPIWTMYCNGRKVGYAVKREPTDDDLKVMQTLHAVSMGAGVLPGESSAVGEAAAEGELTYMRAHFERVVGSKDSETYYMMNPDGNSGPELSVFFVRV; encoded by the coding sequence ATGCCAACACCTAAACACAAACCCCCCACCCCTAAACGCCCACCTCCGCCTCCTCCTCCGTCCGCCAACGCAGTGGCGCCCGACCAATCCCCCCCAAGGCCCCAACTCTCCCTCCAACAACCCTCCCACAAGAAGACACCATCGAAATCCACCAAACTTTTCAGGCGGGTCAAGTCCGTTTTCCGGTCATTTCCAGTGATCAACCCGCCATGCAAGATGCCGGTTTCCATTCACACGAATCGCATGCACGAGGGCCACATCCACGGCGGCAAACAGATGACGGGAACCCTCTTCGGCCACCGGAAATCACGCGTAAACATAGCTATCCAAGAGAACCCCAGGTGTTTGCCCATGCTGGTTCTCGAACTCTCAATCCAGACGGGTAAACTTCTCCAGGACATGGGTCTGGGGCTCGTGAGAATTGCTCTTGAATGCGAAAAGAACCCGTCGGAAAAGATAAAACTCATCGACGAGCCCATTTGGACTATGTACTGCAACGGGAGGAAAGTAGGGTATGCTGTGAAGAGGGAGCCGACCGACGATGATTTGAAAGTCATGCAAACACTGCATGCAGTGTCGATGGGGGCGGGAGTGTTGCCCGGAGAAAGCAGCGCCGTCGGGGAAGCGGCGGCCGAGGGAGAGCTAACGTATATGCGGGCTCACTTTGAGAGGGTAGTGGGGTCAAAGGACTCGGAAACTTATTACATGATGAATCCGGATGGGAACAGTGGACCTGAACTCAGCGTCTTCTTTGTTagagtttga